The Gasterosteus aculeatus chromosome 17, fGasAcu3.hap1.1, whole genome shotgun sequence genome includes a window with the following:
- the pfkmb gene encoding phosphofructokinase, muscle b, whose protein sequence is MEQPASKMGEGRAIAVLTSGGDAQGMNAAVRATVRVGIYTGAKVYFVHEGYQGLVDGGDHIRPATWESVSMMLQLGGTVIGSARCQDFRTKEGRTKAACNLVKLGITNLCVIGGDGSLTGANQFRNEWSELLADLIKTGKITSAEAKGSSHLHIVGMVGSIDNDFCGTDMTIGTDSALHRIIEIVDAITTTAQSHQRTFILEVMGRHCGYLALVTALACGADWVFIPEMPPDDGWEEHLCRRLTEQRGRGSRLNIIIVAEGAIDREGKAITCDDIKQLVSKKLGFDTRMTILGHVQRGGTPSAFDRILASRMGVEAVMALLEATPDTPACVVSLSGNMAVRLPLMECVQVTKDVTTAMSEGRFDEAVKLRGKSFENNWNTYKMLAHVHIPETKSNFNIAVLNVGAPCAGMNAAVRSTVRIGLLQGHHMLAVHEGFDGLAHGMIEPIGWSGVAGWTGKGGSLLGTKRSLPHEFMEEISQSITKFNIHAIVIIGGFEAFIGGLEMVQAREKYEELCIPLVVVPATVSNNVPGSDFSIGADTALNTITATCDRIKQSAAGTKRRVFIVETMGGYCGYLATMAALASGADAAYIYEEHFNIHDLELNVEHLVEKMKTTVKRGLILRNEKCNANYTTDFIFNLYTEEGKGVFDCRKNVLGHMQQGGTPSPFDRNFATKIGLKSVLWLTDKLKECYRHGRVFADSPDSACVLGMTKRSLVFQPLEELKDQTDFEHRIPKIQWWLKLRPILKIMAKYEINLDTTEKAAMEHVITKRGVVP, encoded by the exons ATGGAACAACCGGCCTCCAAGATGGGAGAGGGTCGGGCAATCGCCGTGCTGACTTCAGGAGGTGATGCCCAGG GAATGAATGCAGCTGTAAGGGCCACAGTTCGAGTGGGAATATACACTGGAGCCAAGGTGTATTTTGTCCATGAG GGTTACCAAGGTCTGGTGGATGGAGGAGACCATATCCGCCCTGCTACTTGGGAGAGTGTGTCCATGATGCTGCAGCTG GGTGGTACTGTGATTGGAAGCGCCCGCTGTCAGGATTTCCGCACCAAGGAGGGACGCACCAAGGCTGCCTGTAACCTGGTAAAACTGGGCATCACCAACCTGTGTGTGATTGGTGGTGACGGCAGTTTGACTGGTGCAAACCAGTTCAGGAATGAGTGGAGTGAGCTGCTGGCAGACCTGATCAAAACTG GTAAGATCACATCAGCTGAGGCGAAGGGTTCCTCCCATCTTCATATCGTTGGCATGGTGGGCTCCATTGACAATGATTTCTGTGGCACCGACATGACCATCGGCACAGACTCTGCCCTGCATCGCATAATAGAGATAGTGGACGCCATCACCACCACAGCACAGAG TCACCAGAGGACCTTCATCCTGGAGGTGATGGGTCGGCACTGTGG TTACCTGGCTTTGGTGACAGCTTTGGCCTGTGGCGCTGACTGGGTGTTCATCCCCGAAATGCCCCCGGATGACGGATGGGAGGAGCATTTGTGCAGAAGACTGACAGAG caAAGAGGCCGTGGCTCCCGATTGAATATTATCATTGTTGCAGAGGGAGCAATAGACCGCGAAGGTAAAGCCATCACATGTGACGACATCAAACAG TTGGTATCAAAGAAGCTGGGTTTTGACACTCGCATGACCATCTTGGGCCatgtgcagagaggaggaaccCCTTCTGCCTTTGATAGAATCTTG GCCAGCAGGATGGGCGTGGAGGCTGTGATGGCTCTGCTGGAGGCCACACCAGACACTCCCGCATGTGTGGTCAGCTTGTCTGGAAACATGGCGGTTAGGCTCCCTCTCATGGAGTGTGTGCAAGTT ACTAAAGATGTGACCACAGCCATGTCTGAAGGGAGGTTTGACGAAGCGGTGAAGCTCAGGGGAAA GAGCTTTGAGAACAACTGGAACACTTACAAAATGCTCGCTCATGTGCACATCCCAGAAACGAAG AGTAATTTCAACATTGCCGTACTGAACGTGGGAGCTCCGTGTGCTGGAATGAATGCTGCAGTTCGTTCGACGGTCAGGATTGGGCTGCTCCAGGGCCATCACATGCTGGCAGTGCACGAAGGCTTTGATGGCTTGGCTCATGGAATG ATTGAGCCTATTGGTTGGTCTGGAGTGGCAGGATGGACTGGAAAAGGAGGCTCCCTGCTGGGCACGAAGAG gTCCCTGCCACATGAGTTTATGGAGGAGATCAGTCAGAGCATCACTAAGTTCAACATCCATGCTATAGTCATTATTGGAGGCTTTGAG GCATTTATTGGGGGTCTGGAGATGGTCCAGGCTAGAGAGAAATATGAGGAACTTTGTATTCCCCTTGTTGTTGTTCCCGCTACCGTGTCCAACAATGTTCCAGGATCTGACTTCAGTATTGGCGCTGACACCGCACTTAACACCATAACCGCG ACATGCGACAGAATCAAACAATCTGCCGCTGGCACCAAGAGAAGAGTGTTTATTGTTGAGACTATGGGGGGATACTGCGGCTACCTGGCAACCATGGCTGCTTTGGCATCTGGAGCGGACGCTGCTTACATTTACGAAGAGCATTTCAACATTCATGACCTAGAG TTGAATGTAGAACATCTGGTGGAGAAAATGAAGACTACTGTGAAGAGAGGACTGATTCTAAG AAACGAGAAATGCAATGCCAATTACACCACCGACTTTATCTTCAACCTGTACACAGAGGAGGGCAAGGGAGTGTTTGACTGCAGGAAGAATGTACTTGGACACATGCAACAG GGTGGAACACCCAGTCCTTTTGACAGGAATTTTGCCACCAAGATAGGGCTCAAGTCTGTCTTGTGGTTGACTGACAAGTTGAAGGAATGCTACAGACATG GTCGTGTCTTTGCAGACTCTCCAGATTCCGCCTGTGTGCTGGGCATGACGAAGAGATCTCTGGTCTTTCAGCCGCTGGAAGAACTTAAAGATCAAACTGACTTTGA ACATCGTATTCCAAAGATACAGTGGTGGCTAAAGCTGAGGCCCATCTTGAAAATCATGGCCAAGTACG